GTGTATCAAGCGTTATTATGTGTTCAGTACCATCGGATTCTTCAATCCGAATATCAATGCCCAGCCATTCAAGTTCCAGGTAACCCTTCTTTTTCGTGTCCTTTTCACCGACAATTCCATTGCGGTGGGTCAGGCAATTACGAGCCTGTGTAAGAGATTCAAAATAGTGTCCCATTTCAGTCCTGAAGCCATAACGTTTTTCAAGGTGGGTTAGTTTATCCCACACGCCGAAGCGCTCAAATTTCTCTATTGCGCCTTTTGCTTTTTCGGAAGATTTACCCTTGAAGTAGAGATCAGTTGGAGCAATTATCTGAAAGAGAGAATTCAAGAATGCTTCGATACCCTCGATCAATTCTCTAAAGCCATTTCCTATACACCAATTACGGAAGTCCGTTTTTAGATGTTCTCTGTCGTTAGGGGATAGGTTTTTTGGAACATCAATCAACTGTATAAAACCAGGTAGCTGATGATTGATATCCGCAAATAAATTTGAAGCATTTACTCCATATGCCATCAACATTGATGCCCGCTTTGGGATGTGAAGGCCGTTCTGAACAATCATCTCGATTGCTTCATTTACCTCTAGCTCTAAGGTCTTGTCGTCAGGCATATATTTCATATTTTCATTACACCGGCGTATGCATGAATATTGATCAATATATCCGTGACGGTTTTTGGCTACGGTTCATAAAATATTTATGCACGATTGATGGTTGCGTGAAATGAATCAGTAGTAGCTTGAAAAATGATGTTGCCGTTATTGCGAGTTGTCAGAACGTGGCGATGGGCATTATCTGAAAAAGTAATTCCACTGGTATGCTGGCGATACAAGGCTGCTGTATTCTGAGAATCATGCGAGATTGAGCTATCAGAGAATACGACGAGTTTGGGACTACAATGATTAAATACTTCTGAAAAGTAGCCACTGCGCCTGCCGTGGTGAGAGGCCACAAAGACGTTAACACCAGCCAAGTGTCTTCGGAAATCAGCATTTCTTAAAAGTACACGCCAGCCTGAAGCTTCAATGTCTCCAGGAAAAATCATGCATAAACCGCCGGAAGACAGAAACGTAACAAGGCTTAAATTGTTTAGGCCTGTGCACTCGCCATAGGCAGTGTACGTGCATCGAAATGAGATTTTATTTATGGCTAACCTAGGAGGGGAAGGGGGCAAACCGCTTAGAAGTCCGCGTTGAGAGCAAGCACGGTTTTGAGCAGAAAGTTTCTGTAAAAATAGGTTCACACCAGGGCCGGGCGTTTCAGGCTTTAAGCTTCTGATGACCTGAGGTGTTAGACTGTTATTTGATTCAATCCAGCCAACAGTTATGTTTGCGTTATATAGCGACTCCATGCCACTAACATGATCCTCATCAGCATGACTGATAAGGAGTTCGTCTAATAAGTAAATGCTTCGCCCAGCAAGAAGGTTTCCAGGCAACCAGCGCGTTAGCAATGAGGCACCAGAGCTACCACAATCCATCAGTAGATGTTTGTTGTTTGGTGTCGTTACAAGAGCGCAACTGCCATGATCGACGTTAAATATTTCAACCTTCATACTTCAAACCCACATATCGAACTTTGGCCTTCTGGCGAGTCTGAGGGTGGCCCGCCCTCTATGCTTGCAAATTTCGCTGTATATACTATATATAGGCTGTTGGCGGGTCAACTCAGCACAAGTTATTGATTTGGAATCTCATTCTAGAGGTCAATATGGCAGGAAAAATCACGTTTTTCCCGGTGGACAACGGGGACATGACACTCATCAAGCTTGATGATGAGCGTGAAACTACGATCCTGATTGATATTAACATCCGGCAGAAAGCAGAGGATGAAAACGATGACACTCGGGATGTTAGTGCAGATCTGCGTGAACGTCTAAATGAGGATAAAAATAAGCGTCCCTACGTCGATGTGTTTGTTCTCTCACATCCTGATCAAGATCATTGTTCAGGAGCTGATAGGAACCTCCATCTTGGGCCTCTTGCCGAATATGAAGATGAGCCTGGCGAAGGTGAGGAAAAGAAAATCGTTGTGCGCGAAATATGGTCGTCACCGGTTGTATTTAGAAGGGCTTCTAAGGGAAATCCGCTTTGTGCTGATGCAAAAGCAGTCAGTAAAGAGGCAAAAAGACGGGTTAAGGCATTTAGAGATAACAATGAGGCAACATCTATAACCGACATGGCCGAAGGGGACCGTATTCGGATTATTGGTGAGGATGAGCAAGGCAAAACCGACGATATTTTGTCAATTGTCTCAAAAATAGATGATGTTTTCTGTGAGGTGAATGGTCAGGATAATGGCTTCACTAAAATGACTGTTTTAGGCCCGCTTCCTGCCGGGGAGGCAGAGGGTGATGATGGCAAATTGGCATCAAACCGTTCCAGTATCATTTTGCAATATCACTTGTGGCCTAAAATAACGGCAGGAACTGATGGTGGGTATTGCCTTTATTTGACAGGAGGGGATGCTGGCGTGGAGGTCTGGGACCGCCTTGATGAACGTCATAAAGCCGGAAATTTTGAGCCTCTTGAATATGACCTTCTGCTTTCCCCGCACCACTGTTCGTGGCGATCTTTGTCTCATGACAGTTGGAGTGACAATGGGGAGGCGGCAAAAGTTAGCGAACAGGCGAGACATGCGTTGTCGCGGATCAGGGAGGTCACCAGGGGATATATCGTTGCGAGCTCGAAGCCAATCTTAGAAGAGGAACCCAACCCTCCTCATGAGAGAGCAAAACGAGAATATGTCGATATTGTTGATGATAAAGAGCGCTTTTATTGTACTGGTGAATACCCATCTGAAGATGTTCCAGGGCCTCTAGAGTTTTCCATAACGTCTAATGGTTTTGAGCCTCCTAGAAAGACAGGTTCATCGGTATCTGGCGCTGCGGCTGCCTTAGGCGCGACGACAAGCCGAGTTGGTCATGGCGAACAAACTAGGTAAACGGAAGAAGAAGGCGGCAGTTGCACTAACGGAAAACATTCGTCGTGATGTAGCCGTTATTGAGCGGCACCCACACGTAATTTCTGATTCGGTACGAGTTGGCAATCTAATTAATGACTGGCTTTTGCAAGTTAGTTTTAAATTCCGTGTGCTTGAACACCAACCTGAGAACATTCCAAATGAGAATGGTGTTAATGGTGTAGAAACCGTTTTTGTGTATTTCCCTAAAAACTACCCAGCACAAGAACCATCCGTTTATTTGCGGGCTGACTTCCCTTCAAACTTACCTCACATAAATCCCTATCGAAGCCCAAGAGGAGAAGTAAGCCCATGCTTTTTTGAGGGCAAAGTTTCTGATCTTTTGGCTCAACCTGATGGCATCATGGGAGTAATCAACCAAGTTCACCAATGGCTCCGAGATGCGGCTTTAGGCGAACTAATCGACCTAATAAAACAAGGATGGGAACCCCAGCGTCGAGACCAACTGTCAGGCACACTCATAGCTGATCAGTCCTATTTAGAGGGATTAATTTCAGATGAGGCTGGACATAAGCTGCTAGCAGCCAAAATTCTTATTGATGAGTTGGCCCCTGAAGATTTTAGCTTTATGGCAAGAGTGCTCGACTCTGATATTCCTGATAATTACGAGCAAATATTCGGCAGAGTTAAGGATTTAAAAATATCGGCTCTTTCATCGCAATATTCAGTCGCATTGTGTGTGTGGCCTAATGTAAATCATATTAGCTCCGATTATGCTCCTAACTCGGTAAGCGATTTCAGAAGCCTATGTGAACTATCACAGAGCTTAGGGTGCGAAAAATTATTATCATCACCGCTTACGGAATTGTTGAATATTTACCGAGATAATTATGGGGATAATCATTTAGATATTTTGATTATTATAATTGCAAGGCGTCCAGCCAATTTAATAGGAAAAGACAATAATATTGAAATACTACCTTACAATGTATCTGTGAATTTATCTAAATCTCCAGTGGGAGATTTCTACTACGTAAGCGAAGAGTCGATTGTAGAGCCAGTTGGGCATCGTCATGCAATCTCCAAAAGCTTACTTGGGAGGATTAGTCATGTGCCAAAGGATCTGCAAACACAACAAATCCACCTTTTAGGCTGTGGTAGTGTTGGGTCTAAGATAGCAATGCATTTTGGGCGGGCAGGTCTTGGGAAGTTTGCCCTTTATGATAATGGGAAATTATCTCCGCACAATTCTGCCCGCCACGCTTCGTTAGACGACGGGCAACTACCCGGAGTATATAAGACGCATGCTGTTGCTTACCTTTTAGAAGGCCTTGCCTGTAGCGCAACACCAATTAATGCAAACATTGTGAGCTTGTTTTCTAGCGAAAACACAGAAGACCAAAAAAATCTGAACGCGAACACGATCATTGATACAACGGCCTCCCTCCAGGTGTGGGATGCAATCTCTTCTGCGGAATGGTTGACGAACCCATTATTTCAAACTGGACTTTTTGGGCAAGGAAGACTGGGCTTTGTAGCTAGGGAAAATGCAGAAAGAACGACCAAGGTATGTGACATTCAGGCGATGATATCTGACCTGAGAATTTCACATGACAAGCTCAGAGCACACTTACCCAAAAGCAACATGAGTGAACTTGTTCAAGTGGGGCAAGGTTGCAGTTCAGCGACTATGGTAATGGCTGATGATGCGCTATCCGAACACACTGCTGGTATGTCAAAAATACTGCGACATGAAATTCGTTTAACTGCTGGAAGCCACGCTTCACTTTGGCTTGGTTATTCAGATCACGATAAGCCTGGGGTGGACTGGGAACAATTCCAATTTGGCCCGTTTATTTCAGTTCCGCCGTCACACGCAGATGGCTGGGAAATTCGTATTTCCGAAACTGCTGCAACACGAATAGAGGAAATTTCAAGAAAATTTGGTGAGGACGAATATGGAGGCGTTATCTTTGGCGCAATTTCAACTCTTCATCGTCGGATGATTGTGACGCGGGTCATTGATGCGCCATCAGATAGCGAATATTCGAAAGGCGCATTCATACTAGGCACCTCAGGTCTTAAGGAAGAGATCAAAAGATTGTTCCGGTTATCAGGGAACACGCTAACGTATTTGGGTACCTGGCACAGTCACCCAAAAGGTGGTGGGCCGTCTAGTGTAGACAGAAGTTCAGCGCAGAAAGTTTCTGAACTGCGATTGGGTGCTCCTTCAGCGTTGTTGATCTGGACACCTCAGGGGTATCGCGCTGCTGTTGAGCCCAAAACATGACGGTGAAATTGGAAACAAATTAGGTAGAGGGTTAGATGAAAATTGGCCTTGTGTTATCCGGTGGCGGTACGCGTGCGGCAGTCTTTCACCTTGGCGTTCTCAAGCGTCTTGCGGAGGCACAGAAACTTAAAGAAGTCTCACGTATTTCGAGCGTCTCAGGCGGAAGTTTGATTACGGCACTGATTTTCTCACGTTCAGGCAACAAATGGCCATCTTCTTCTGAATATCTTGATGTTGTTTACCCACAACTTAAAAGTCTACTTACCTCATCAAGCCTATTCTCAGGCAAGGTCTTGTTTAAGAATCCTAGTCAGCTGATTCATATTGGTGAACGGGCTCGCATCGTTGCAAACCTTCTTCGAGCACGGTGGGGTGTAGACGGTCATTTAACAGACTTACCCGACAATCCACTTTGGGAAATAAACACGACTTGTATCGAGACGGGGCGAAACTGGTATTTCTCAAAAGCGCATATGGGAGACTGGATTTACGGTGAAAGCACTAATCCATCATTCACTATTGCTGAGGCCGTTGCGGCTTCAGCGGCAGTCCCCTACGCCCTCGGCGCTTTAAAACTTGAGCTGCCTAAAAGTGGCTGGAATAAAAGTAACTATAAAAGCTCAAAACAATTAGAGCCTAAAGACCGCCCTGCATCAGTTAGATTGTGGGATGGAGGGGTGTATGAAAATTTAGGGTTGGAGCGGGTGTCTAAGCCAGGAAAGGATTTGAAAGGGTGCGATTTTGTTGTCATTAGTGACGCATCAGCCCCATTGCAAATAGAGTACAGCAAAAGCTTACTTTCGAGATTCTGGAATGC
This region of Candidatus Paceibacterota bacterium genomic DNA includes:
- a CDS encoding metallohydrolase, with the protein product MAGKITFFPVDNGDMTLIKLDDERETTILIDINIRQKAEDENDDTRDVSADLRERLNEDKNKRPYVDVFVLSHPDQDHCSGADRNLHLGPLAEYEDEPGEGEEKKIVVREIWSSPVVFRRASKGNPLCADAKAVSKEAKRRVKAFRDNNEATSITDMAEGDRIRIIGEDEQGKTDDILSIVSKIDDVFCEVNGQDNGFTKMTVLGPLPAGEAEGDDGKLASNRSSIILQYHLWPKITAGTDGGYCLYLTGGDAGVEVWDRLDERHKAGNFEPLEYDLLLSPHHCSWRSLSHDSWSDNGEAAKVSEQARHALSRIREVTRGYIVASSKPILEEEPNPPHERAKREYVDIVDDKERFYCTGEYPSEDVPGPLEFSITSNGFEPPRKTGSSVSGAAAALGATTSRVGHGEQTR
- a CDS encoding ThiF family adenylyltransferase; its protein translation is MANKLGKRKKKAAVALTENIRRDVAVIERHPHVISDSVRVGNLINDWLLQVSFKFRVLEHQPENIPNENGVNGVETVFVYFPKNYPAQEPSVYLRADFPSNLPHINPYRSPRGEVSPCFFEGKVSDLLAQPDGIMGVINQVHQWLRDAALGELIDLIKQGWEPQRRDQLSGTLIADQSYLEGLISDEAGHKLLAAKILIDELAPEDFSFMARVLDSDIPDNYEQIFGRVKDLKISALSSQYSVALCVWPNVNHISSDYAPNSVSDFRSLCELSQSLGCEKLLSSPLTELLNIYRDNYGDNHLDILIIIIARRPANLIGKDNNIEILPYNVSVNLSKSPVGDFYYVSEESIVEPVGHRHAISKSLLGRISHVPKDLQTQQIHLLGCGSVGSKIAMHFGRAGLGKFALYDNGKLSPHNSARHASLDDGQLPGVYKTHAVAYLLEGLACSATPINANIVSLFSSENTEDQKNLNANTIIDTTASLQVWDAISSAEWLTNPLFQTGLFGQGRLGFVARENAERTTKVCDIQAMISDLRISHDKLRAHLPKSNMSELVQVGQGCSSATMVMADDALSEHTAGMSKILRHEIRLTAGSHASLWLGYSDHDKPGVDWEQFQFGPFISVPPSHADGWEIRISETAATRIEEISRKFGEDEYGGVIFGAISTLHRRMIVTRVIDAPSDSEYSKGAFILGTSGLKEEIKRLFRLSGNTLTYLGTWHSHPKGGGPSSVDRSSAQKVSELRLGAPSALLIWTPQGYRAAVEPKT
- a CDS encoding patatin-like phospholipase family protein; the encoded protein is MKIGLVLSGGGTRAAVFHLGVLKRLAEAQKLKEVSRISSVSGGSLITALIFSRSGNKWPSSSEYLDVVYPQLKSLLTSSSLFSGKVLFKNPSQLIHIGERARIVANLLRARWGVDGHLTDLPDNPLWEINTTCIETGRNWYFSKAHMGDWIYGESTNPSFTIAEAVAASAAVPYALGALKLELPKSGWNKSNYKSSKQLEPKDRPASVRLWDGGVYENLGLERVSKPGKDLKGCDFVVISDASAPLQIEYSKSLLSRFWNAFLGVFSGKLKSSRLLDITSEQIRSLRVRTFFADYHRAEPNTLGVHVRIGNSVRDVDAETNYLRPGSDYTGFLTDDEVRQAALHSTSLKKLDLDDFERVSRHGYEALVANLEGYAPDF